The region ATGATATGCATAGGATATGAATCGTTAAGCACTCGTCACAATTGGTTCTGAAGTTTCTTGATTCTCTTGCGAAAATATGGGAACATCACGTTCATCTTCTTAAGAATGGTGAGAATATCGATACCATGGATCTAAATTACTTGTTCGATAAACTGCAAAATTATGAAGAGACCAAAGCTCTTCATAAAGAAATCATGAAGGAATCAAGCAAGGAAAAGTATGTTGACCTAGTGTCTCGAAAGGAAGCAAGGAAGACCATCAGCGACTCAGATAATTCAGATCAGGCTGAAGAACCTGATAAAGATCTCACTGATGACCTTGTTGCCAGTGCTGCACTTATCGTGAAGCGTTACGAAGAAAGTAGAGCAAACAGGATTAGAAGAACACAATTCAAAGGAAGCAGTTTAGGAAGAAGATCCACTTCAGAGAAGAGAAACTCAGGTAACTGCTTTAACTGTGGAAGCCCTAATCATTATTCCTGGGACTacaaagagaagaaagaagcccaaATTCCTTAGAACTTTGATGCTTTGTATAAGAAGCTGGTGGCTCATATGAAGAAGGAAAATATGTCTCTGCTAAAAGCATTCATTTCAAAACAATAGGATCATGAAGAATGGGTGGATGAAGAGGGGACATGTAAAGATGAGGGATTGAATGTTAAGGGTCTCATGGCACTTGTCAATGATTCCATTGATGGTATTTGTGACGCTGATGGTTCTCATGCTAGTACAAGATCAAGTCCAAATCTAGATAAAACTTGATAGCTAGATAGTAGAAATTCTAGACAGTTGACCCGTTACAAGTTACTCTTAATGAATTTTGCAGAGAAGGATGGTCTAATGGTGATGTTGGGTGACAATAGTGGAAGAGCTGTTACCGATGTTGGAACTATTGAATCTATTATTGTTAAGCTGAAGAACGTGTTTTATGTAGAAGGTCGcataactcgaaggttacaaagATTGGATCCCTTTAACTCGTTGGTTACAAACATTGGTTCATGTTCTTCTTTTGTTCATGGTTAACATGAAGCTTGAATTTAATCTGAAGAACCTCAACGATTAAATGCATTCTCTTTCTCCTTGTTTTCAATGACTTGTGTTATTTTTGTGTGATATGGTTGATCATGTTTGTTCTTTTTTATAGCTAAAAATTCAAGTGGTAGATATCTCGGAAAATGGAAGTGCATTAATTTCCCTTTAATTCCAAAGATTTTATAGAACAAATCTTTATCACCTTTCTGAAGAAACTGCacacattttgatgtttaagcTATTTTCTTGTTTGACTAACTCTTCCGTTTGTATTATTATAATGTTTATTATTTTTTACCATTTTGTAAAGGAATCCGACGGTGGCAATTTTGATCCTGATATGCAACATTTGACACATtatcgtccctagaagcatgatgaTGTATGTGACAAAATATCTCTAAGTTTCTCATCAGTGAGACCATCTGCTAAGAAGATTGAGTTGCTCCCTCACACTGATTTTCTAGCATTGTCTAAAATCTCAAAGTGAGATTGCTTGGTCCATATAAAAAATGATTGATAGAAAGGCTGGggtgtttatttttaatttaatcatCTTTACATGGCCAtctccctagaagcatgctttcCGTATGCATCAAGTCTCATGTTCTACTAAAACCACATGCTAATGAGATCTTGCAATACCATGTCACTGAATAGTAGTTTACGCCCACACTATCAGGAGACATGACAAACTTACTGGGTGACCGTCTCAAGTTATTCGTTGAACGCCCACGTTGATGTTCATTGTTCCTGATGACGTGTCTGATGTATCTATCTTATCCAAACGGTAACCTTTTGAATGAAGATTAAAAGGTCTATCATTATCTTGGGATACAATTTTTTTACAGTGAAGATCTCTTCAGTCATGATTACATAAAAAGGAAGAAAATTTTGGGTATAAATTGGGAATTCTTCATCCTAGGTCACTTTTACAAGCAATTCAACCAATTAACCTCTCTATGTCTTAAAAAGACTCCAAATCGTCATCTCCCTCAAAGCTTTCACCATGTAAAATCCCTTGTACGAGTTTGCTCCTAGCACTAACGTCATCAAATGTCCTCATGCTCCAGAATCTACCATCATCATTCAATCCACCAATGTGGTGTTCTTGGATGAAATTCCAAAGCAATTCACAACATAGGAATTGAAGACTTTTTCGACTATGTGAAAAGCGGTCCTCTTTGATATGCATTCTGTGAATTCCCGGACCCTTTTTACCCTAAACAAGTATGTAAGTTTTATATACATGCTCTGTTGATACTGTTACTCGAACCAACACTAGAACCATTGGAGATGGTCAATATAAGGTTACCATTGATGTGGAGTCCTTCCGAACTAcactttttcttcctcaacttGAAAGTTACTCTAAAATTCTATTTGAAGAATGTTGCAAATCTGTTCATGAAAAATTATGGTATAACTTCAATCTTCCAGGCCTCTCTCATGATCCGTGCAAGAACACTCTTCGTTAATGTTTTAATGTAGGATTGAAGTACTTAACAGGTGTGATTGGAATTATTATTCCAATCCCTACCCTCTCCTAAAAAATTGTCAATGCTGCTCCATCTCAGGATGGTTTTCCTATTACTGCAAGGATGTAAAAGTGGATTGAAAAATCCTATGTGGTTGAATCGTCAGACTGTGAAGAGGATAATCACAATTATGATGCTAGTAATGAAGAAGAtaatgatgatgaggatgatgataatgataatgatggtATTGGTAATGAagaagataatgatgatgattCAGAAGCTAGTAATAAAGAAGGGGCCAATGAGGAAGAAAACACTGATAAAGATTAAGACTTCACTCAGAAAATGAACTCTCCTCCAAGGAAGAACAAGCACATTCATTTTTCAactacttcttcatcctcttatTCTGCTGATGACATTGTACCTCGTGGATCAACTCCTCCTGTTGGAGATACTACTGAGCTAATGATCCAAGATCAACTTTCTCCAAAACCATTTCCTTCTCCTCAAGCTGAGACGGTTCAACTTACGCCGACACCCATTACTATTGCTGCTCTTCATTAGGGTGATTAGGGAGAATCCAGCTCCAACATAGAAACAATTGTGCTTTCTCAACTCTCCTTATTTGTGCAGCTAACCCGGTCAGTGGATAAAAGGTTGACTAAAGTTGAAATGGATGTGTCTACAATGAAGAGACTTATGGCcttggatgatgatgatgatgatgatgatgatatggtaGTTGATGACAATCCACCAAATTCTTTAGGTGATAACCTTCCTCCACATGCACCTCCATCGACAAATCTTCCTCCAGTACCTCCTCAACCATCTAATCTTCCTTCTAGAACTCCTTCACTTCCTCCTAACTTTCCTCCCCAATTTGATGTTGCCTAAACGAGGGAGAATAATCAAGGGGATCCTCAGCCAATGGAAATACAGGTGATGATTATACAAACTCCATCTCAACATGAGATAACTAGAAGGGTTGAAGATGAAGCTGATCAAAAAGCAGAATGTTGTTATTGATATTCCAGACGTTGATGCTACAACTGATCAACCCACTCCAGACACTGATGACCAATCAGAAACCAATGAATATAAAGGATTTCTTGATCTTGGTTTCATGCACCAAGCTGTTGTTCCTATTGTTCCTTTAAATGTTGTCTATCCTGGTTCTTGTTTGAGGGAGAGATTTCTTAAGAAGTTTATGAAGGAACTGATAGTGATGTTGACTATGACAATGATCATCTCAATCCTCGAATGAGGAAGGCTTCCTTCTCAGGGGGAGCTTATGATGCTGAAGATGGAAGCTCTTCTGCTGCTATTGGAGATCTTTCAGCGTCTCCTCTTAAAAAGAAAAGCAAAATCATATTTGATCTTAATGAATTAGCAGAAATATGGAGTTTACCCA is a window of Lactuca sativa cultivar Salinas chromosome 1, Lsat_Salinas_v11, whole genome shotgun sequence DNA encoding:
- the LOC111891325 gene encoding uncharacterized protein LOC111891325 translates to MDLNYLFDKLQNYEETKALHKEIMKESSKEKYVDLVSRKEARKTISDSDNSDQAEEPDKDLTDDLVASAALIVKRYEESRANRIRRTQFKGSSLGRRSTSEKRNSEWVDEEGTCKDEGLNVKGLMALVNDSIDGICDADEKDGLMVMLGDNSGRAVTDVGTIESIIVKLKNVFYVEGRITRRLQRLDPFNSLVTNIGSCSSFVHDCEEDNHNYDASNEEDNDDEDDDNDNDGIGNEEDNDDDSEASNKEGANEEENTDKD